The proteins below come from a single Zea mays cultivar B73 chromosome 8, Zm-B73-REFERENCE-NAM-5.0, whole genome shotgun sequence genomic window:
- the LOC103636544 gene encoding U-box domain-containing protein 16, producing MQNNGTVIKNNDPSIPHPTAHASPPVIYKPPTLSLSSPLRHRTPSPLKPAVSVGVSYTAAVPMAMPNPRTVLTSAPSPPGSSSSSSSSSSWSAAEFMAPAPPSPSDGELLRSLHRLARDLSAAAETPAPFLRGALASITRRSKLLAAAFDDLVPCAAAEDMPRSASLCLREVLLVLQRFKALAADCAARSRMRLLLRSDEIEEEVRELHQDLATLLDLLPVVELGLAEDVMDLLDLASRQCRRFALSVQAEQALKARVLALIQEIEREIVPERETLQEILEEVGINDPASCSEEIESLEREISDRASERWTDAMIALVGLLRYAKCVLFSATPRPTDSRPDPEIDEEREPPAPPPDFRCPIALDVMRDPVVVASGQTYDRESIFRWFDSGKSTCPKTGQVLTILELVPNTALKNLISKWCRDNGVAMEIGEASKSEPAQAVAANKAALEAARMTASFLVKKLAVSFSPDAANRVVHEIRLLSKSGADSRAFVGEAGAVPLLVPLLYSEDAGLQLNAVTALLNLSILEANKKRIMHAEGAVEAVAHTMSAGVTWRAKENAAAAVLSLASVHTYRRRLGRNLSIVEKLVHLARTGPTSTKKDALAALLSLASERENVGKLVDAGVAQVALSAISEEETAAAVLAALAKRGGAEAIVGIDGAVARLVAEMRRGTEWARENATAALVLLCRRLGARAVTQVMAVPGVEWAIWELMGTGTERARRKAASLGRICRRWAAASTADGERGSVCPAASVVPPAMMAS from the coding sequence GCCAACTCTCTCTTTGTCTTCGCCGCTCCGCCATCGTACACCATCCCCACTAAAACCAGCCGTTTCTGTAGGTGTTAGTTATACCGCCGCTGTTCCAATGGCCATGCCCAACCCAAGAACGGTGTTGACATCCGCGCCGTCACCGcccggctcctcctcctcctcctcctcctcctcctcctggtcGGCGGCGGAGTTCATGGcgccagcgcctccgtcgccctcCGACGGGGAGCTGCTGCGCTCGCTGCACCGCCTGGCGCGGGACCTGTCCGCTGCGGCCGAGACGCCGGCCCCGTTCCTGCGCGGCGCGCTCGCGTCCATCACCAGGCGTTCCAAGCTCCTGGCCGCGGCGTTCGACGACCTGGTCCCGTGCGCCGCGGCCGAGGACATGCCGCGGTCCGCGTCGCTGTGCCTGCGCGAGGTGCTCCTCGTGCTGCAGCGCTTCAAAGCCCTGGCCGCCGACTGCGCCGCGCGGAGCCGGATGCggctgctgctgcggtcggacGAGATCGAGGAGGAGGTGCGGGAGCTGCACCAGGACCTGGCCACGCTGCTCGACCTCCTGCCGGTCGTCGAGCTGGGCCTTGCCGAGGACGTCATGGACCTGCTCGACCTCGCGTCGCGCCAGTGCAGGCGGTTCGCGCTGTCTGTCCAGGCGGAGCAGGCGCTCAAGGCTAGAGTGCTCGCGCTGATACAGGAAATTGAGCGGGAGATCGTGCCGGAGCGGGAGACGCTGCAGGAGATCCTGGAGGAGGTGGGCATCAACGACCCGGCCAGCTGCAGCGAAGAGATCGAGAGCCTCGAGCGAGAGATCAGCGACCGCGCCTCGGAGAGGTGGACGGACGCCATGATCGCGCTCGTCGGTCTGCTGCGGTACGCAAAGTGCGTCCTGTTCAGCGCCACGCCCCGGCCAACGGATTCCAGGCCGGACCCTGAGATCGATGAAGAGCGCGagcccccggcgccgccgccggacTTCCGCTGCCCCATCGCTCTCGATGTCATGCGCGATCCCGTCGTCGTCGCCAGCGGCCAGACATACGACCGCGAGTCCATCTTCCGGTGGTTCGACTCCGGCAAGTCAACGTGCCCCAAGACAGGGCAGGTCCTTACCATTCTGGAGCTCGTGCCCAACACGGCGCTCAAGAACCTAATCTCTAAGTGGTGCCGGGACAACGGCGTCGCCATGGAAATCGGCGAGGCGAGCAAGAGCGAGCCAGCCCAGGCGGTGGCCGCGAACAAGGCAGCGCTGGAGGCGGCGCGCATGACGGCGTCGTTCCTCGTGAAGAAGCTCGCCGTCTCCTTCTCCCCCGACGCGGCCAACCGCGTCGTGCACGAGATCCGGCTGCTGTCCAAGTCCGGCGCCGACAGCCGCGCGTTCGTCGGGGAGGCCGGAGCCGTGCCGCTGCTGGTTCCGCTGCTCTACTCCGAGGACGCCGGGCTCCAGCTCAACGCCGTCACGGCGCTGCTCAACCTCTCCATCCTCGAGGCCAACAAGAAGCGCATCATGCACGCCGAGGGCGCCGTGGAGGCGGTCGCCCACACCATGAGCGCCGGCGTGACGTGGCGCGCCAAGGAGAATGCGGCGGCCGCCGTGCTCAGCCTGGCATCCGTCCATACCTACCGGCGCCGTCTCGGCCGGAACCTATCCATCGTGGAGAAACTGGTGCATCTGGCCCGCACCGGCCCGACGAGCACCAAGAAGGACGCGCTGGCCGCGCTGCTGTCGCTGGCCAGCGAGAGGGAGAACGTGGGAAAGCTCGTGGACGCCGGCGTCGCGCAGGTGGCCCTGTCCGCGATCAGCGAAGAGGAGACCGCCGCGGCAGTGCTGGCCGCTCTGGCGAAGCGCGGCGGCGCGGAGGCCATCGTGGGCATCGACGGCGCCGTGGCAAGGCTGGTGGCCGAGATGCGGCGCGGCACGGAGTGGGCCAGGGAGAACGCGACGGCGGCGCTGGTGCTCCTGTGCCGGCGGCTGGGCGCGCGGGCGGTGACGCAGGTGATGGCCGTGCCCGGCGTGGAGTGGGCCATCTGGGAGCTGATGGGCACCGGCACGGAGCGCGCGCGTCGAAAGGCCGCGTCGCTCGGCAGGATATGCCGCCGGTGGGCCGCCGCCTCGACCGCCGACGGCGAGCGGGGTAGCGTGTGCCCGGCCGCCAGCGTCGTGCCGCCGGCCATGATGGCGTCATAA